A window from Synechococcus sp. RSCCF101 encodes these proteins:
- a CDS encoding arsenate reductase family protein — MEFYGYTRCSTCRKALAWLRERGLEPRQHDITVTPPSAERISGVLAASGGKRTGLLNISGMSYRALGADAVKAMTDDQLIAALLADGRLLRRPFLVLDDGRVLTGFRPDQWQAALEGVQPADS; from the coding sequence ATGGAGTTCTACGGCTACACCCGTTGCTCCACCTGCCGGAAAGCGCTCGCCTGGCTGAGGGAGCGGGGGCTGGAGCCGCGTCAGCACGACATCACCGTCACGCCTCCCTCCGCCGAACGGATCAGCGGGGTTCTCGCAGCCTCAGGGGGTAAACGCACCGGTCTGCTCAACATCAGCGGCATGAGCTACCGGGCGCTTGGAGCCGATGCCGTGAAAGCGATGACGGATGACCAGCTGATCGCTGCTCTGCTGGCCGACGGACGGCTTCTGCGGCGGCCGTTCCTGGTGCTGGACGACGGACGGGTGCTGACGGGCTTCCGGCCGGATCAGTGGCAGGCGGCGCTGGAGGGCGTTCAGCCGGCCGACTCCTGA
- a CDS encoding proline--tRNA ligase, with protein MRVSRLMLVTLRDVPAEAELTSHRLLLRAGYMRRLASGVYAYLPLLWRVLNRISAVIREEMEALGALETLLPQLQPAEIWQRSGRWSAYTDGEGIMFHLRDRQDRCFGLGPTHEEVVTTLAAELLRSYRQLPVSIYQIQTKFRDEIRPRFGLMRSREFIMKDAYSFHADSTDLAEMYDRMDGAYRRIFRRCGLDVLGVEADSGAIGGAASREFMVTAEAGEDLILTSADGRYAANQERAVSLAAAAVPLPAPASGSGEAPELMATPGQSSIDDLCAAHGLHPSQIVKVLLLVARLSDAAPQPVLVAIRGDQQLNMAKLSNVLSERLPAAAGSVLDVSPIDAAGWSAQGLGAMAWGFLGPDLPDDVLGGARTWQPRFERLLDATAADLPSFICGANLEDRHRSGVSWERLPGMGTAVDLRSALPGDRCCHDPAMLLQASRGIEVGHIFQLGRKYSDALAARFSSETGAEESLWMGCYGIGVSRLAQAAVEQHHDDQGICWPLPIAPYEAIVVIANAADETQLALAEAMYARLREAGIDALLDDRRERAGVKFKDADLIGIPWRVVVGRGAAQDRVELVERRTRESRELDSSEAIALLVDRVRLGRCPAGDP; from the coding sequence ATGCGCGTCTCCCGCCTGATGCTGGTGACGCTGCGGGATGTGCCTGCCGAGGCGGAACTCACCTCCCACCGCCTCCTGCTCCGGGCCGGCTACATGCGCCGCCTCGCGTCGGGTGTGTACGCCTACCTGCCCCTGCTCTGGCGCGTGCTCAACAGGATCTCGGCGGTGATCCGCGAGGAGATGGAGGCCCTGGGGGCCCTTGAGACCCTGCTGCCGCAGCTTCAGCCCGCCGAGATCTGGCAGAGGAGCGGGCGCTGGTCGGCCTACACCGACGGTGAAGGCATCATGTTTCACCTGCGCGACAGACAGGACCGCTGTTTCGGTCTCGGTCCCACCCACGAGGAGGTGGTGACCACCCTGGCGGCAGAACTGCTGCGCTCCTACCGCCAGCTACCGGTTTCGATCTATCAGATCCAGACGAAATTCAGAGACGAGATCAGACCGCGCTTCGGCTTGATGCGGTCGAGGGAATTCATCATGAAGGATGCCTATTCCTTCCACGCCGATTCAACCGATCTGGCTGAGATGTACGACCGGATGGATGGCGCCTACCGCCGCATCTTCCGGCGCTGTGGTCTCGATGTTCTCGGCGTCGAGGCCGATAGCGGCGCCATCGGTGGCGCCGCCTCGCGCGAATTCATGGTCACGGCCGAGGCAGGCGAGGACCTGATCCTCACCAGCGCCGACGGCCGCTACGCCGCCAACCAGGAGCGGGCCGTGTCCCTGGCGGCCGCCGCGGTGCCACTGCCCGCGCCTGCCTCGGGCTCGGGTGAGGCCCCTGAGCTGATGGCGACCCCCGGGCAGTCCAGCATCGACGACTTGTGCGCGGCCCACGGTCTGCATCCCAGTCAGATCGTGAAGGTGCTGCTGCTGGTTGCCCGCCTGTCCGACGCCGCCCCGCAACCCGTCCTGGTGGCGATCCGGGGCGATCAGCAGCTGAACATGGCCAAGCTCTCCAATGTGCTGAGTGAACGTCTGCCCGCGGCGGCAGGCTCCGTGCTCGATGTGAGCCCGATCGACGCCGCCGGCTGGTCGGCGCAGGGACTGGGCGCGATGGCCTGGGGCTTCCTGGGACCCGACCTGCCCGACGACGTGCTTGGGGGGGCCCGGACCTGGCAGCCACGCTTTGAACGCCTGCTCGATGCCACGGCAGCCGATCTGCCCAGCTTCATTTGCGGGGCGAATCTCGAGGATCGGCACCGCAGCGGTGTGAGCTGGGAGCGGCTGCCGGGCATGGGCACGGCTGTGGACCTGCGCTCGGCTCTGCCCGGAGACCGCTGCTGCCACGACCCGGCCATGCTGCTGCAGGCCAGCCGCGGCATCGAGGTGGGTCACATCTTCCAGCTGGGTCGCAAGTACTCCGATGCTCTCGCCGCCCGCTTCAGCAGCGAGACCGGAGCGGAGGAGTCCCTCTGGATGGGCTGCTACGGCATCGGAGTGTCGCGTCTGGCCCAGGCGGCCGTGGAGCAGCACCACGATGACCAGGGCATCTGCTGGCCTCTGCCCATCGCCCCCTACGAGGCCATTGTGGTGATCGCCAATGCCGCGGATGAGACTCAGCTGGCCCTGGCGGAGGCGATGTACGCCAGGCTTCGCGAGGCCGGCATCGATGCTCTGCTGGACGATCGCCGCGAACGCGCCGGCGTCAAGTTCAAGGATGCGGATCTGATCGGCATTCCATGGCGCGTGGTCGTGGGGCGCGGTGCAGCGCAGGACAGGGTCGAACTGGTGGAACGACGCACCCGCGAGAGCCGGGAGCTCGACTCCTCCGAGGCGATTGCTCTGCTTGTGGATCGTGTTCGCCTGGGTCGCTGCCCAGCCGGCGACCCGTAG
- a CDS encoding adenosine kinase: MTGSTTAPAASAAGDTLDVVGIGNAIVDVLVQAEDGFLEQQGLSKGAMTLVDLEQAERLYGASGPGLETSGGSAANTLAGLAQLGGRAGFIGRVRDDQLGRIFSHDIRATGARFETPPAASGPPTARCLILVTPDAQRTMATYLGASVQLDPDDLNLALLRRARVLYLEGYLWDSPEAKRAFITAAEVMRQQGGEVALSLSDGFCVERHRDSFLELVDGHVDLLFANESEITALYRCDRFEDALDQVRGRCRIAALTRSDQGSLVATADAVVSIPAYSLGPLVDTTGAGDLYAGGFLWAYCRDEPLERCGHVGSLCAGQVVTQLGPRCQRPLRELVRQHLGF, from the coding sequence ATGACCGGATCCACCACAGCCCCCGCAGCCTCTGCGGCCGGCGACACTCTCGACGTGGTGGGCATCGGCAATGCCATCGTCGATGTGCTCGTTCAGGCCGAGGACGGCTTCCTCGAGCAGCAGGGCCTCAGCAAGGGAGCCATGACGCTGGTGGACCTTGAGCAGGCCGAGCGCCTCTACGGCGCCAGCGGCCCCGGCCTCGAGACCTCCGGCGGTTCCGCGGCCAACACCCTCGCCGGACTGGCCCAGCTCGGCGGCCGGGCCGGTTTCATCGGACGGGTGCGCGATGACCAGCTCGGGCGCATCTTCAGCCATGACATCCGCGCCACCGGGGCCCGCTTCGAGACACCCCCGGCAGCCTCCGGCCCGCCGACCGCCCGCTGCCTGATCCTGGTCACGCCCGATGCCCAGCGCACCATGGCCACCTATCTCGGGGCCTCCGTGCAGCTGGATCCGGACGATCTGAATCTGGCGCTGCTGCGTCGGGCGCGGGTGCTCTACCTGGAGGGGTATCTGTGGGACAGCCCGGAGGCCAAGCGGGCCTTCATCACCGCGGCCGAGGTGATGCGTCAGCAGGGGGGTGAGGTGGCCCTCTCCCTCTCGGACGGATTCTGTGTGGAGCGGCATCGCGACAGCTTCCTCGAGCTGGTGGACGGCCATGTGGATCTGCTCTTCGCCAACGAATCCGAGATCACCGCCCTCTACCGCTGCGACCGGTTCGAGGATGCCCTCGACCAGGTGCGCGGCCGCTGCCGCATCGCGGCTCTGACCCGCAGCGATCAGGGGTCTCTGGTGGCCACGGCCGATGCGGTGGTCTCGATCCCGGCCTACAGCCTCGGTCCCCTGGTGGACACCACCGGCGCCGGGGATCTCTACGCCGGCGGCTTTCTCTGGGCCTACTGCCGCGATGAGCCGCTGGAGCGCTGCGGCCATGTGGGATCCCTCTGCGCCGGGCAGGTGGTCACCCAGCTGGGCCCCCGCTGCCAGCGTCCCCTGCGGGAGCTGGTGCGTCAGCACCTCGGCTTCTGA
- a CDS encoding resolvase: MAAVEAAGQAPADAIAAEPCLVGIEDVQKCLNRSRASVYRYTNTDTRSLNPPFNPRKLNPEFRSDQKDPLLFHPNEVARFARDVLRIKEVTVEVLNSPSTATQQILSSILDELRLIRSQLEGGPSELALRREHQQHGQSRPAA; this comes from the coding sequence ATGGCCGCGGTGGAGGCAGCAGGCCAGGCCCCTGCTGATGCCATCGCGGCAGAGCCCTGCCTGGTCGGAATCGAGGACGTGCAGAAGTGCCTGAACCGTTCCAGGGCCTCGGTCTACCGTTACACCAACACTGACACCCGATCACTCAATCCACCCTTCAATCCCCGCAAGCTCAATCCCGAGTTTCGCAGCGATCAGAAGGATCCGCTCCTGTTTCATCCCAACGAAGTGGCCCGTTTCGCCAGGGATGTGCTCCGGATCAAGGAAGTCACTGTTGAGGTGCTGAATTCACCCTCCACCGCCACGCAACAGATCCTCTCATCGATTCTCGACGAGCTTCGCCTGATCCGCTCTCAGCTTGAGGGTGGTCCGAGCGAGCTGGCGCTGCGGCGCGAGCACCAGCAACACGGCCAGAGTCGGCCGGCCGCCTGA
- a CDS encoding adenylosuccinate synthase — translation MANVVVIGAQWGDEGKGKITDLLSRSADVVVRYQGGVNAGHTIVVDDKVLKLHLIPSGILYPDTICLIGAGTVIDPGVMLRELDMLLENGIDISGLQVASTAHVTMPYHRLLDRAMEERRGERRIGTTGRGIGPTYADKSQRSGIRVIDLMDPDRLRDRLQDPLAEKNDLLTSVFGLEPLDLEAVVEEYAGYGRRLAPHVVDGTRAVHDAARNRKNILFEGAQGTLLDLDHGTYPYVTSSNPVSGGACVGAGVGPTLIDRVIGVAKAYTTRVGEGPFPTELQGSLNDHLCDRGGEFGTTTGRRRRCGWFDGVIGRYAVEVNGLDCLAITKLDVLDELSEIQVCVAYELDGRRIESFPGSADDFARCRPVFETLPGWQCSTADCRRLEELPDTAMAYLRFLAELMEVPIAIVSLGANRDQTIVVEDPIHGPKRALLSL, via the coding sequence TTGGCCAATGTTGTGGTCATCGGCGCTCAGTGGGGTGACGAAGGCAAGGGAAAGATCACCGATCTGCTGAGTCGTTCGGCCGATGTGGTCGTCCGCTATCAGGGCGGTGTGAACGCCGGCCACACCATTGTCGTGGACGACAAGGTGCTCAAGCTGCACCTGATCCCGTCCGGGATTCTCTATCCCGACACCATCTGCCTGATCGGAGCCGGCACGGTGATCGATCCCGGTGTGATGCTGCGGGAGCTCGACATGCTGCTCGAGAACGGGATTGATATCTCCGGGCTGCAGGTGGCCTCGACGGCGCACGTGACCATGCCTTACCACCGCCTGCTCGACCGGGCGATGGAGGAGCGTCGGGGCGAGCGACGCATCGGAACCACCGGACGTGGGATCGGGCCCACCTATGCCGACAAATCCCAGCGCAGCGGCATCCGGGTCATCGACCTGATGGATCCGGATCGGCTGCGGGACCGGCTCCAGGACCCCCTCGCCGAGAAGAACGATCTGCTCACATCGGTCTTCGGCCTCGAGCCGCTCGACCTCGAGGCGGTTGTGGAGGAATACGCCGGCTACGGGCGCCGTCTAGCTCCCCACGTGGTGGACGGAACCCGGGCCGTTCATGACGCCGCCCGCAACCGCAAGAACATTCTCTTCGAGGGTGCTCAGGGAACCCTGCTCGACCTCGACCACGGCACCTATCCCTACGTCACGTCCTCCAACCCCGTCTCGGGGGGGGCCTGTGTGGGTGCCGGTGTCGGGCCCACCCTCATCGACCGGGTGATCGGTGTGGCCAAGGCCTACACGACACGGGTCGGGGAAGGCCCCTTCCCGACCGAGCTTCAGGGAAGTCTCAATGACCATCTCTGCGACCGCGGCGGCGAATTCGGCACCACGACGGGCCGGCGACGCCGCTGCGGCTGGTTCGATGGCGTGATCGGCCGCTACGCGGTCGAGGTGAATGGTCTGGACTGCCTGGCGATCACCAAGCTGGACGTTCTCGACGAGCTCAGCGAGATCCAGGTCTGCGTGGCCTACGAGCTGGATGGGCGCCGGATCGAATCCTTTCCCGGCAGTGCCGACGACTTCGCCCGATGCCGGCCCGTGTTCGAGACGCTGCCCGGATGGCAGTGCTCCACAGCCGACTGCCGACGGCTGGAGGAGCTGCCCGACACCGCGATGGCCTACCTCCGCTTCCTGGCTGAGCTGATGGAGGTTCCGATCGCAATCGTCTCACTCGGGGCGAACCGGGATCAGACCATCGTGGTGGAGGATCCCATCCACGGACCCAAGCGGGCCCTGCTCAGTCTCTGA
- a CDS encoding precorrin-6A/cobalt-precorrin-6A reductase, translating to MGPLKGAGAVVRELRQARATGDPFSWVIDATHPFATTVRGQLLEACSAEAQPLIRLLRRDGGMAVASGTESAAPMLRLKQMQDLVEVDLRRRRLLLAIGSRHLAALVPLLPGAVLHARVLPEPRAIRLALAAGIRAGRLACLRPGPLATGGLPGAVEAGLCRRWGIEAVLFRASGGANEESWHRIARAGGLTRLILEAPAAPPVPRGLTHHRLTAPALLQWLGRPGDR from the coding sequence GTGGGCCCGCTGAAAGGAGCCGGGGCCGTGGTCCGGGAGCTGCGGCAGGCCCGGGCAACCGGCGATCCGTTCAGCTGGGTCATCGACGCCACCCATCCCTTCGCCACCACCGTGAGGGGGCAGCTGCTGGAGGCCTGCAGCGCGGAGGCCCAGCCCCTGATCCGTCTGCTTCGCCGCGACGGCGGCATGGCGGTCGCCTCCGGGACCGAATCGGCCGCGCCCATGCTGCGCCTGAAGCAGATGCAGGATCTGGTCGAGGTGGATCTGCGCCGCCGCCGGCTGCTCCTGGCCATCGGCAGCCGGCACCTGGCCGCACTGGTTCCGCTGCTTCCCGGTGCCGTCCTTCATGCCCGGGTGCTGCCGGAGCCGCGTGCCATCCGGCTGGCCCTCGCCGCGGGGATCCGGGCCGGGCGGCTGGCCTGTCTGCGCCCCGGGCCCCTCGCCACGGGCGGCCTCCCCGGGGCGGTGGAGGCCGGACTGTGCCGCCGCTGGGGCATCGAGGCTGTGCTGTTCCGCGCCTCCGGGGGAGCCAATGAAGAGAGCTGGCACCGCATCGCCCGGGCGGGCGGGCTCACCCGGCTGATTCTCGAAGCGCCTGCTGCTCCCCCCGTGCCCCGCGGGCTCACCCATCACCGGCTCACCGCACCGGCCCTGCTGCAATGGCTGGGCAGGCCCGGTGACCGCTGA
- a CDS encoding inorganic diphosphatase, whose amino-acid sequence MDLRHLEPSPAPGLLNLIVEIPAGSRNKYEYSESAGVMALDRVLHSAVRYPFDYGFVPNTLAEDGSPLDAMVMMEEPTFAGCLIRARPIGVLDMIDCGAYDGKLLCVPEADPRQRNIRSIQQLAPNQLEDVAEFFRTYKSLGGRVTTINGWRDAAAVPGLLERCVAAYRNRCGTADRRDPAAEPSPV is encoded by the coding sequence ATGGATCTCAGGCATCTGGAACCGTCGCCGGCGCCCGGTCTGCTCAATCTCATCGTTGAGATTCCGGCCGGTAGCCGCAACAAGTACGAGTACAGCGAATCCGCGGGCGTGATGGCCCTCGACCGGGTGCTGCATTCCGCGGTCCGATACCCCTTCGACTACGGCTTCGTGCCGAACACCCTGGCCGAGGACGGCTCGCCCCTCGACGCGATGGTGATGATGGAGGAGCCGACCTTCGCCGGCTGTCTGATCCGGGCCAGACCGATCGGCGTGCTCGACATGATCGACTGCGGCGCGTATGACGGCAAGCTGCTCTGCGTTCCCGAGGCGGACCCGAGGCAGCGGAACATCCGCAGCATCCAGCAGCTGGCACCCAACCAGCTGGAGGACGTGGCCGAATTCTTCCGCACCTACAAAAGCCTCGGGGGCCGGGTGACCACCATCAACGGCTGGCGCGACGCAGCGGCCGTTCCGGGCCTGCTGGAGCGTTGCGTGGCCGCTTACCGCAACCGATGCGGGACGGCGGACCGGCGCGACCCGGCGGCCGAGCCGTCACCGGTGTGA
- a CDS encoding 2Fe-2S iron-sulfur cluster-binding protein, translated as MPTIRFENEGQQVGCIEGANLRRATMDAGLNPYRGLNNFNNCGGLGQCGSCVMEISEGAQNLSPRTDIEKIYLADRPANYRLSCQASVTGDVTVRTRPSNAVGTGSNSVVGAIKSVFGIS; from the coding sequence ATGCCCACCATCCGCTTTGAAAACGAAGGCCAGCAGGTCGGCTGCATCGAAGGGGCCAATCTGCGCCGGGCCACCATGGATGCCGGCCTCAATCCCTACAGGGGTCTGAACAACTTCAACAATTGCGGTGGACTGGGCCAGTGCGGCAGCTGCGTGATGGAGATCAGTGAGGGGGCTCAGAACCTCTCACCCCGCACCGACATCGAGAAGATCTATCTGGCTGACCGGCCCGCCAACTACCGCCTCTCCTGCCAGGCCAGCGTCACCGGTGATGTGACCGTGCGCACGCGCCCCAGCAACGCGGTCGGGACAGGCTCCAACAGCGTCGTCGGCGCCATCAAGTCCGTCTTCGGGATCTCCTGA
- a CDS encoding dihydroorotase — MRSDAGVPESVLLRGVSVLRDPHRSPEPEDVLLEGERLVALGEGAAEQGRRMGLAPRPAAGCLLAPCLVDPHSVLERPRDGVEETLDSLLRSAAAAGYGQVGLLPRAASWRDRPDRLLQHHEHPVRLHCWGGFSLDGAGRDLAPHRDLLGAGVVGLADDLVLPDPALLDRGLLLGEMGEAPLLLAPRDPSLSAGGFVREGIESIRAGWPTDPAVSELLPLRTLLTLAEVHPSRRLVPMHLSTQAGVTLLAPAVEAGHCRAATAHWWSLVRDTSLLAPADEGWTLVPSLGGPGDRQALIDALRRGVITAVAVSHEPLDAEEQGLPPDQRRPGLAGHRFVLPMLWEALVRQRGWSVSELWQALSWGPSALIGREPEQLLEGSNRWLLFDPAHRWIPRQQDPDSCLAANQPLLDQPLLGRVVGCGLAGGLRVVPERLGAGDP, encoded by the coding sequence GTGCGCTCTGACGCCGGCGTGCCGGAGAGCGTGCTGCTGCGCGGAGTCAGCGTGCTCCGCGATCCTCACCGCTCGCCGGAGCCGGAGGATGTGCTGCTGGAGGGTGAACGCCTCGTGGCCCTGGGCGAAGGGGCTGCAGAGCAGGGCCGGCGCATGGGTCTGGCGCCTCGCCCTGCGGCGGGTTGTCTGCTGGCCCCCTGTCTTGTCGACCCCCACAGCGTGCTCGAGCGTCCGCGCGATGGCGTGGAGGAGACCCTCGATTCGCTGCTCCGGTCCGCCGCAGCGGCGGGGTACGGCCAGGTGGGGCTGCTGCCGCGGGCGGCGTCCTGGCGGGATCGTCCCGATCGCTTGCTGCAGCACCACGAGCACCCGGTGCGGCTCCACTGCTGGGGGGGGTTCTCCCTCGATGGCGCCGGCAGGGATCTGGCGCCGCACCGGGACCTGCTCGGCGCCGGTGTGGTGGGTCTGGCGGACGATCTCGTTCTGCCGGATCCGGCCCTGCTCGACCGGGGGCTCCTGCTGGGCGAGATGGGTGAGGCACCGCTGTTGCTCGCCCCCCGCGATCCCTCTCTCTCCGCCGGCGGTTTCGTGCGTGAGGGGATCGAGTCGATCCGGGCCGGCTGGCCCACCGACCCCGCCGTGAGCGAGCTGCTGCCGCTCCGGACCCTGCTCACCCTGGCGGAGGTGCATCCGTCCCGCCGGCTGGTGCCGATGCACCTCTCCACTCAGGCCGGCGTCACCCTGCTGGCCCCCGCCGTCGAGGCCGGCCACTGCCGCGCGGCCACGGCGCACTGGTGGTCCCTGGTGCGGGACACCTCCCTGCTGGCCCCGGCGGATGAAGGCTGGACGCTCGTTCCCTCCCTCGGCGGTCCCGGGGACCGGCAGGCCCTGATCGATGCGCTGCGCCGGGGGGTCATCACAGCCGTGGCCGTCAGCCATGAACCGCTCGATGCCGAGGAGCAGGGCCTGCCCCCCGATCAGAGGCGTCCCGGGCTGGCGGGCCATCGCTTCGTTCTGCCCATGCTCTGGGAGGCGCTGGTGCGGCAGCGCGGCTGGAGCGTGAGCGAGCTCTGGCAGGCCCTCAGCTGGGGACCTTCCGCCCTGATCGGGCGTGAACCGGAGCAGCTGCTGGAGGGCAGCAATCGCTGGCTGCTGTTCGACCCGGCCCACCGCTGGATTCCGCGGCAGCAGGACCCGGACAGCTGTCTGGCGGCGAACCAGCCCCTGCTGGATCAGCCCCTGCTGGGCCGCGTGGTGGGCTGCGGGCTGGCCGGAGGCCTCAGGGTTGTGCCTGAGCGCCTTGGGGCAGGGGATCCCTGA
- the cutA gene encoding divalent-cation tolerance protein CutA gives MSSAPQTPPASPEANALPEPGEAPLAVALVLATERDAPSARRLAEALLERNLVGCVSWSPVTSLYRWQSSLELGEEVQLLLKTSPRQLPALARALDELHSYETPEWIHWIGSSGGAYGQWLMEGLRSRGADAPAPAGDAGSGGPAG, from the coding sequence ATGTCCTCCGCCCCCCAGACACCTCCGGCGAGTCCTGAAGCCAATGCTCTGCCGGAGCCAGGAGAGGCACCGCTCGCCGTGGCCCTGGTGCTCGCCACCGAGCGCGACGCCCCCTCCGCGCGCCGCCTGGCCGAGGCTCTGCTGGAGCGGAATCTGGTGGGCTGCGTCAGCTGGAGCCCGGTCACGTCGCTCTACCGCTGGCAGAGCTCACTCGAGCTCGGTGAAGAGGTGCAGTTGCTCCTCAAGACCTCTCCCCGGCAGCTCCCGGCCCTTGCCCGGGCCCTGGATGAACTGCACAGCTACGAGACACCGGAGTGGATTCACTGGATCGGCTCCAGCGGCGGTGCCTATGGCCAGTGGCTGATGGAGGGACTCAGAAGCCGAGGTGCTGACGCACCAGCTCCCGCAGGGGACGCTGGCAGCGGGGGCCCAGCTGGGTGA
- a CDS encoding DUF2854 domain-containing protein — protein sequence MNALFSPGSLVTVLGASLTVVGSIAYATDSPNLSLAGVFYGVPVLLGGLALKSSELPPARRLTPPGALKALRQTQPADALPKLLGDVTRWRYGQKAHLESSLEALKLWDDDDPPQLESVEEIDHGGYGLRLRFRLGAVPYSRWVERQERLGRFFGKGLRADLRELGGSRMELDLVPATAAAAEPQPETAPS from the coding sequence ATGAATGCCCTGTTCTCGCCAGGGAGTCTGGTGACCGTACTCGGTGCCAGCCTCACCGTGGTCGGCTCGATCGCCTACGCCACCGACAGCCCCAACCTCAGCCTCGCCGGCGTGTTCTACGGGGTGCCGGTGCTGCTCGGGGGGCTGGCCCTGAAGTCATCCGAACTGCCCCCGGCCCGCCGCCTCACGCCCCCGGGGGCGCTGAAGGCTCTCCGGCAGACCCAGCCGGCCGATGCACTGCCGAAGCTGCTCGGCGATGTGACCCGCTGGCGCTATGGCCAGAAAGCCCATCTCGAGTCGTCCCTGGAGGCCCTCAAGCTGTGGGATGACGACGACCCCCCCCAGCTCGAAAGCGTGGAGGAGATCGACCACGGTGGCTACGGACTCAGGCTGCGCTTCCGCCTCGGCGCTGTGCCCTACAGCCGCTGGGTCGAGCGACAGGAGCGACTGGGCCGCTTCTTCGGCAAGGGTCTGCGGGCCGATCTGCGCGAGCTGGGCGGCAGTCGGATGGAACTCGATCTCGTGCCTGCGACCGCAGCCGCCGCTGAACCGCAGCCGGAGACGGCACCCTCCTGA
- the psb27 gene encoding photosystem II protein Psb27 encodes MSSLLHRCRALALTLCLCLTLALGACSTSSLLSGSYVDDTIAVADQLMATIALDQDDPARGAAETEAKALINDYISRYRPQPSINGRSSFTTMQTALNSLAGHYASYANRPLPDTLRTRLERELKKAETSATRGA; translated from the coding sequence ATGTCCTCGCTGCTGCATCGTTGCCGCGCCCTTGCGCTGACGCTGTGCCTCTGCCTGACCCTCGCGCTGGGCGCCTGTTCCACGAGCTCACTGCTGAGCGGCTCCTACGTGGATGACACGATCGCTGTGGCCGATCAGCTGATGGCCACCATCGCCCTCGATCAGGATGATCCCGCCCGGGGCGCGGCGGAGACCGAAGCCAAGGCTCTGATCAACGATTACATCTCGCGCTATCGGCCCCAGCCATCGATCAACGGACGGAGCTCCTTCACCACGATGCAGACGGCCCTGAACTCCCTCGCCGGCCACTACGCCTCCTACGCGAACCGTCCACTGCCCGACACGCTGCGCACTCGCCTGGAGCGTGAGCTCAAGAAGGCCGAGACCTCGGCGACGCGCGGTGCCTGA
- the lepB gene encoding signal peptidase I: MSRQAPSDAPHPSDPPPASRRNALLDFWGPVLVTLALYMGIRQFLAEARFIPSGSMLPGLQVQDRLLVEKLSLRGRAPKRGEIVVFHSPYSFDPALRSEPEPGRLRCLLANLPLISSVPGLHHPACDAYIKRVVAVSGDRVSVDPRGEVRINGERLEEPYVSNFCPVTAEGVGPCRTLEAVVPDEHVLTLGDNRGNSWDGRFWPGGAFLPNDQIIGRAVWRFWPLNRAGSLLIRDPLPQGAQAQP, encoded by the coding sequence TTGAGCCGACAGGCCCCGAGCGACGCACCTCATCCCTCGGATCCACCACCAGCGAGCCGCCGCAATGCCCTGCTGGACTTCTGGGGTCCGGTGCTGGTCACACTCGCCCTTTACATGGGCATCCGACAGTTTCTCGCTGAGGCCCGCTTCATTCCCTCGGGCTCCATGCTGCCCGGCCTTCAGGTTCAGGACCGCCTGCTGGTGGAGAAGCTCAGCCTGAGGGGGCGTGCGCCGAAGCGCGGGGAAATCGTGGTGTTCCACTCCCCCTATTCCTTCGATCCCGCTCTGCGGAGCGAACCCGAACCGGGCCGGCTTCGCTGCCTGCTGGCCAACCTGCCTCTGATCAGCTCCGTGCCGGGGCTGCACCACCCCGCCTGCGATGCCTACATCAAACGGGTGGTGGCCGTGTCCGGCGATCGGGTGAGTGTCGACCCCAGAGGTGAGGTGCGCATCAATGGTGAGCGGCTCGAGGAGCCCTACGTCTCCAACTTCTGTCCGGTGACAGCGGAGGGGGTCGGTCCCTGCCGCACGCTGGAGGCCGTCGTTCCCGACGAGCACGTTCTCACGCTAGGGGACAACCGTGGCAACAGCTGGGACGGACGCTTCTGGCCCGGCGGTGCCTTTCTTCCCAACGATCAGATCATCGGGCGGGCCGTGTGGCGGTTCTGGCCGCTCAACAGGGCCGGCTCGCTGCTGATCAGGGATCCCCTGCCCCAAGGCGCTCAGGCACAACCCTGA
- a CDS encoding single-stranded DNA-binding protein: protein MNHTLLEVTVLEAPQVRFTQDNQTPIGEMTVSFDGLRPDDPPGRLKVVGWGNLAQDLQNRVQVGQRLLVEGRLRMSTLTRSDGMREKRAELTLSRLHPLSGRGAGGSAPAPMAPAAAGASGRPGQRPPAPAPAEAAPTWNAAPLVPDDPLPDEDEIPF from the coding sequence TTGAACCACACCCTGCTGGAGGTGACGGTGCTGGAGGCACCCCAGGTGCGTTTCACCCAGGACAATCAGACCCCGATCGGGGAGATGACGGTCTCCTTCGACGGTCTCAGGCCGGACGATCCCCCCGGCCGTCTCAAGGTGGTCGGCTGGGGCAACCTGGCCCAGGATCTGCAGAACAGGGTGCAGGTGGGGCAGCGTCTGCTGGTGGAGGGGCGGCTGCGGATGTCCACCCTCACCCGCAGCGATGGCATGCGTGAGAAACGGGCCGAGCTGACGCTCTCCCGGCTGCATCCCCTGAGCGGCCGCGGCGCCGGAGGGTCCGCCCCGGCCCCGATGGCCCCAGCCGCCGCCGGGGCGTCAGGGCGGCCCGGCCAGCGTCCACCGGCACCCGCCCCAGCCGAGGCGGCCCCCACCTGGAATGCCGCGCCCCTGGTGCCGGACGACCCCCTGCCTGACGAGGACGAGATTCCCTTTTGA